The segment ATAGCAAATGGCTTTTTTTATACCTTGCTCATCAAGCCCACCGAGAACGTTAAAGGCATAGTAAGGGAAAAAGCGCTTGAAGTAAAGAGTGTTGGAGAGAAGCTGAGCCATTGCAGGACAACTCATCTGCTTGTTATGCTGATGCTGATAAACCTACAGGACACAAAAGAGAAGACTTTATTACATCTTTACAAAGAAACGCAAAGGGGGAAGCTCAAGCTCACTCACCAAGTGCCTTGACTTGAGAACTTTCTGAAGTGCTTTCACATCAGCCTGAAAGCCAGAGGAAGATAGCACAGCCTTGTCTGCTCTGGATACAGTAATTTTACATACCCAATGAACAAAAAGCATCGATTGTGATTTACTGAAACCCTAATAATCTAGCGGACTATGCACATCATTTAGATTACTTCTCCCCCCCCAAAAGGATCATCAAGTACTTACAGTTTATGGATCTTAGAGTAATCGCGAGTTAGAATGCTGTAACCGGTAGACATCCGAGTATCGGCTGCGATGACGCAGTAATCCGATCCAGCGATGGCTACACATGTTCTGAATTAAAAACACACCAATCAATACAAATCAGCAAACATTATCTCTCAAACAGCGTCGGGTTCACAGGATCCGTACCCTCCATTGTTGTCGTATGGAGACCAGTTCGCGTGCTGCTTCGTCATTGAGCTCTGcgtcttcagaaaaaaaaagaagggatTCTTTGTTTAACGAATCGAGAACAGAGAGTAGTAGAGAGAGAACAAGAGCTCTTTCTCCGACTTCTGGCTTTGTGAACACGAAAGAGACCAAGACTAAAGCTGGTGGGCTTTTTCTGGGCTTTAAGACTGCTGATGACCAACAAGAAAAATACACAGCGACGCCATTTTGTTTTGCTGACCcctcttttaaaattaaatgggGCCTTATATGGGCCTTAGATTGCTAATTACCATAATGAAAACACctaacgacgtcgttttattcGACCAATCTATCCACTGTTCTTGAAGATGTCACTCTTAATCCTACTGAAAGTCTGAAAGGGGCTTCATTGGAGACTGGGACGCTATGGAATGGAGGATCTGTTACGGTAACGAAGGCAATATACTCTTCACTGATCCAATCTCTACTCCTAAGGTCTCTTAACTTTGCTCTTAATTGAAAAGATTATAACTTTTACAAGTTGCATTTTGTTCTTATAGTAAATGAAGTTCGTTTGTTTCTTTGGATTGTAAAGATAATAACTTTTACAAGTTGCATTTGTTTCTTATAGTAAATGAAGTTCATTTGTTTCTTTGATTGTAAACATAACAACTTTGACCGCCATGTGTTTTTTCAGTTCGATGATTCGATCACAATCTTGTTTCTTATAGTGAATGAAGTTGATTTTTGTTTATGTGATTGATTGTTTTGTGGTGGGGGGGCAGGCTATTAGGGAGCAGCTGGTGCAGTTGATGTTTGAAACGTTCAATGTGTCTGGATTCTATGCGTCAGTCAGAGCAAGCAGTGTTGTCCCTTTATGCTGTTGGGAGGATCTCCGGTTGCACTGTTGATATTGGTCATGGGAAGATAGGTATGATAATCATAACTTGGTCCGCCTTTGTTATAAATAATGATATTCTTACTCTTTTGTGTCTTTCGTATAGAGACACTCATATCTCCAATTTTTATGTCTTCTATCATAGTTTTAAGACTTTTAGCCCCCAAAAAATTTGTTCCTGCTGGTTCCTTGTGTTGTGTATGTAGCTGGTTATGATCAGGATCTTGTTATATATTGTGATTGATCTCTCAGTtgttctttctctctttttcggTGTGTTTTCCCAGATATTGCCCCAGTTCTTGAAGGTGATGTGCAGTAGCACATTGCCTCAAAACGGTTCGAGCTAGGTGTCATCCGAGAACCATAGGAAACTCTTGGAGAACACTGTACTGTGTGGCGGTACAACCTCCATGACAGGTAATTATAATGATAAAACTTAGAATGCGTGTTGATACTGTTTTGGAGGTTGGAATTTACTTAAAGGGTTTGTGGTGTATTCTCGTCATTGGCAGGATTCGAAAGCAGGTTTCAGAAAGAAGCAAACTTGTGTTCATCTGCTATTAGGCCAACGCTGGTGAAGCCGCCGGAATATATGGCAGAGAATGTGGGATTGTATTCGGCTTGGGTAGGAGGAGCAATACTAGCCAAGGTGGTGTTTCCACAGAACCAGCATGTTACTAAAGCTGACTACGATGAGACTGGACCATCTGTGATTCACACTTGTTTGTTTCTGATCCACCAAAACGTATCTACTTGTCGTTGTAGGCTGAGGATTAGTTTTGGTTTTTGCTATGTTTAGGTTTAACCCCTAATTAGTCAGAGACGTCCCACTCAGTCTACTATGTACTTTTAGAATGTTTGGACCAGATTTTCATTATGTTAAAACGTTCTGAAACTTCATCCTTCAAGTTTTCTCCCACTCTGCTGTCACTCTACAAGAAGGGAACATCTTATCATTCTACTCCATAAACTTACACAAGAATACGAAGAAAAGTTATCAAAACACCACTATCATGAATGTCTTCCCATAGCAATTTCTCTAAGCAGATTCGTTTTAGACATACTAGCCTCTTCAACAAAGCATCATTCTTTTCACCCTCATTCTCTCCCATTTCACTCCATAGTCTCAACAATGTTTGAACAAACCTTACGTAAAACCCAAAAAAGAATCACAACTTTATAAACCTGCAACTGGTGAAGCAATAGTCCACAATTCCACATGTAGTCTCCGTTGAGATTCGAATCATTGTGGTGATAGAAAGTAGAAACTTGTCGATATGGAACGTTCAAGATCCTTAGCCATCTACAGAAGATAAAAAAAGCAAGAAACAGAACCTACCTGGGTCAACGATCAGAAAAAAAATACTAGTAAACTCGTGAAGGTAACTgatgcaaaaagaaaaagaaaatcaaatttcGAAGAGGCAGGAGGGGGCGTTACGGATTTTGATGACGTGACATCATCTGAGCCGTTGTATATGAAtgctctctttctttttaaCGGACGAGATTTCGTAACGGAAGCAATAAAGCCTTACAAATTATCCGAAATGTGATTGGTTAGGATAcattaaagaaattaaaaaacacTGCCCCTCGGACTTATCTGTATTGTCGGAACGAGACTGAGCTTCTTTAAAATGAGAAAcaatcgaaaaaaaaaacaattaaataaatcaaaaagaaaaaaaaaaacacagaagaatccttccttcttcttcttcttcttcttcatcgtcgTCGTCCTCTGCTTCTCCTGATGAATCCACACAAAACCGAAGAAGATCTGTTCCACCACCACGTTCTCGACCCAACGCACATACTCTCTCAAccacaccaccaccaccacaacc is part of the Raphanus sativus cultivar WK10039 chromosome 5, ASM80110v3, whole genome shotgun sequence genome and harbors:
- the LOC108856697 gene encoding proteasome subunit beta type-1, yielding MTKQHANWSPYDNNGGTCVAIAGSDYCVIAADTRMSTGYSILTRDYSKIHKLADKAVLSSSGFQADVKALQKVLKSRHLVYQHQHNKQMSCPAMAQLLSNTLYFKRFFPYYAFNVLGGLDEQGKGCVFTYDAVGSYEKVGYSAQGSGSTLIMPFLDNQLKSPSPLLLPAQDAITPLSEPEAVDLVKTVFASATERDIYTGDKLEIMILKADGIRTEVMDLRKD